The nucleotide window TCACTGGCAATGCAGCGCATGGCGGCTTAAGCGCATCGGCTGGTACGCCGTACGGTCAGAGAGCTGGCGCTGGCTTAGGAGGCAGTGTGGATggtaattttaatatgttttgcattttaataaaatatatatccaaACCCACAAAAATTACCTTGCAAATACTTGAcccaaattatttattatttttatttatatttccactTTGAACTCAAGACTTGCAGTAGTCTCCAACGAATTGCGGCAATTTGCCGATTAAATTCAAACCATTCAAATCATAACTCCACCAAAAGTAGTTTTTTCGCCCTGGGagacataatataatataatataataatcgaATTCCGCAGTAGAGACCTGAAAATTACAAGAATGTCATTTGAACTTCTCATCATGATAGAAGAAAGTATGTAAGGGCATTAAAAGTGCCAACTCTTTTCGAATACAATGGATTTTCCATACAGAattaaattcagaaaaaaattcacCACACTTTAACTATTTAGTGGTGAGTTTACAATATTTCtccacattttaataattttttaattagttttatagTATTACAGTATTTCACCACACCTTTCCTATTTAGTGGTGAGTTTTGTATCATATCTTTAATGTGACAATGATGCCTATCCTCACTGGGTACTTTTCATGTGGAAGCAATATATTTACCACAATAATTCCGCAAACATTAACATAAAACATACTCCTTCAAATTCGAGAGAATTCGAGAGACATTCGAGagaatttaattaagttttctcTTTAATTGTATGTGCGTTTGGAGTTCATTTAATATTCCGGCGAATTCAAATAtccataaatattaatgagtttcttttattcatttaacctATTTCCCACGTACCAGGTAATGCCGCTGGCGTACTTTATGCCGGCGCTGAGGCCAATCCACAAACCGGCGCCGGAGCCATACTTGGCGGTGATACCGGCAGAGGTGGGTATGCGGGTTCGCAAGCTTATTCCGGCGGCAAAATCGTGGCTAGCAcgaaaaatcacatttttccGGGAGCTTACAACAATGCAGTCGATACAGTGACTAACGGACCCAGTGACTTGAAGCCCGCTGGCAATCCCACAGAGTATGATGGCATTCAAAGGGTCCGACCACCCAAGAAGTATCTCATCAGACCGAATGTAAGTATTTGCGAGTTATTTAAGTTAAGCACATAATGAAGTGAAGAACAAAAAGAAATTCAGGGAAAGGAAACAAACAGCTCTGAGTCTTATTAGGAGCACTCAGTGTCATCTCATCTCGTTTTTGTTCTTAAGTGTGTATGAAATCGGCCAAGACTCTTTTATAATCAAAGAACTTTTGGCTTTACTTTCTAAAATTCTAAACCGTTAGGTACTAACAGTTAGTCTCCAAAAAATACCAAGCTTAGGTCAAATAAGAAGATCGAAAGTAGCTATAATTtctttatgtattatttttttttgaagtgatTAATTATAGAAAAGAAGAATTATATAACACTTCACGAAAGTGATTATTCTAAATACATTTCCATTTAAACCACCCATTCCCTCTACATGTAGTTCAACAGCAATAGCGCTAATAAAAATCTCAATAATTCTGACCACAAGACCACTGCCAACCCACACGCCCCCAGTACTGACGTCCCCAATCGTAGTGATGACATGTCAACGGCTACATCAGCCAACCATAATGATGACAGCGCCACCGGAGTAGAGCAACAAGACCATGTCGCCCGACCAATTGCTACATATGTTCCCGCTGAGCAACATCCTGCACGGGCCACAGTCGCCAGCGGCACCACAAAAAGTGAAGCGAAAGCCGACAGCCAGCAGCAACTCAGCGACGCAGAGCCGGAACGTGCCAACGGTGTACCCGCACCCACCGTTGTAGTGAGCAGGCAGCGCTTGCGCCAAAAGTCGCGCACGCGACCAAACAAGCGTGAACGCCAGCTGCAGCGGCAGCGCGAGCGTCTTCTACAAGCGCAGCACGTGCAATGGACGACGGAAGGCGGTGATGGCGCAGCAGAGGCGCCGCGTGCAATACAAACCAAAAAACAGcaatcagttgttgttgtgcagcagcagcacacGCAGGTAGCACAGCAGCCATGAATATGTGGGCAACTGGCAAAATGGCGAGAACCGCAAAAAAGAATTCTACATAAAtgtgaaaatgaatatttacttataatatttGCATGTGTTATGCCTGGAGAAGGAAAATAATGACTGAAGTATGGCACAGCGGTGTGTCTGCTTAATTTACCGGTGTAATGGTGACAGTCTAGTCGAGTCTCGACTCGATCGGTGCAAAGGCAATGTTTATttagttgctcatacgccgcgTGCAACCGAAGCTGCGTATAACTTATTCCTGCGTAAATGCAACAACCCACCCTCTCTCCATTTGCTCAGTTGGCGGTACAATACAAtaagctcacacacacacacacacacacacacacacacataaaagaaAATGCGAGAAAACCCGTCGCTGCTCTTGTCATTATATGCAAATTGTGCGGTTAAATACACGCGGTTGCCCTCGCTTACCCCTCCCCTTTGCACTCCTCAACGCTAACGCAAAGCATTGAATTTGCATTCTGTGGTTTGTCGTTGATGTTGCAAGCAGGTtttgtcattttattttttttgtttttgttcgctTAATTACTGCTACTCCCTTTATTACTCGCCGTTTCCCGTATTCGTAGGGCTAACTGTAGCCGTTGTACTTCGCTTGTTTATTTTGCaacaatttttctattttttttaaataacactctcttgtttttgtattgttgaTTGTCTGGTAGCGGCTGCTGTGAGTtgcttgaaaattaaaatgcttcaaaaaatattgaattgaaatatatgtatatgaattacttttagaaacaaataaataaatcaataaattcaaagGAAAATAATTGCATAAGAAAAAATCTGTTAGAAAAGAAGGATTTCTATGCCATGCTACTCCTGACCTAACCACAAACAAAACACAAttgcgaaaatgaaaatgttgcgtatacgccgtgtgtATGCGCTTGCACTCTACAAAGAcctcttcaaaaatattttaagtgtaCAGATATGTATGTGCAAATTCTAATTATGTGAGCAAATAGTAAAGAAACTATTTACTCTAACGCTTCATGCAAGTAAATGGAATATGGTAACACTGTTATTTAGTTTGGTGTTTATTTTGGTATGGTATTACTAGTATTTTTTCCAccgaacacacatacacaaaggcACAGGAGGACACAAGTAAATTTATgccgtatttatttttaatttaaaccaaaaCACACATTATTACAAATGCCtgggaaagtaaaaaaaatcttacacCTTACGGAGCTACATTAGTGTAGGGTCAAAATAACATTAACCCGCTTCTTAAATGCTAACataatcaaaatatatactatataaatacttttgatttcCACAGTATGCTACTGCCCAAGCTGGCGCCAGCGCCGATGCCAACGTCAACGCCAACGCCAACAGTAATCACAATGCCGGTGCCAGTGTCGCACACTCGAAGC belongs to Zeugodacus cucurbitae isolate PBARC_wt_2022May chromosome 6, idZeuCucr1.2, whole genome shotgun sequence and includes:
- the LOC105221263 gene encoding merozoite surface protein 2 translates to MLLKFLLLAYVLHLATAAPQLLTFRDGKFGVNFGGYHAEAGLGGLLTGNAAHGGLSASAGTPYGQRAGAGLGGSVDGNAAGVLYAGAEANPQTGAGAILGGDTGRGGYAGSQAYSGGKIVASTKNHIFPGAYNNAVDTVTNGPSDLKPAGNPTEYDGIQRVRPPKKYLIRPNYATAQAGASADANVNANANSNHNAGASVAHSKHLTRQVERQNFDFPAPSPIPDLNLNVGPAVVTSALNIPIGILRSLQESLGGLATAKQGAAVSNH